The proteins below are encoded in one region of Delphinus delphis chromosome 4, mDelDel1.2, whole genome shotgun sequence:
- the TNK2 gene encoding activated CDC42 kinase 1 isoform X12, which translates to MQPEEGTGWLLELLSEVQLQQYFLRLRDDLNVTRLSHFEYVKNEDLEKIGMGRPGQRRLWEAVKRRKAMCKRKSWMSKVFSGKRLEAEFPPHHSQSTFRKTSPTPGGPAAEGSLQSLTCLIGEKDLHLFEKLGDGSFGVVRRGEWDAPSGKTVSVAVKCLKPDVLSQPEAMDDFIREVNAMHSLDHRNLIRLYGVVLTPPMKMVTELAPLGSLLDRLRKHQGHFLLGTLSRYAVQVAEGMGYLESKRFIHRDLAARNLLLATRDLVKIGDFGLMRALPQNDDHYVMQEHRKVPFAWCAPESLKTRTFSHASDTWMFGVTLWEMFTYGQEPWIGLNGSQILHKIDKEGERLPRPEDCPQDIYNVMVQCWAHKPEDRPTFVALRDFLLEAQPTDMRALQDFEEPDKLHIQMNDVITVIEGRAENYWWRGQNTRTLCVGPFPRNVVTSVAGLSAQDISQPLQNSFIHTGHGDSDPRHCWGFPDRIDELYLGNPMDPPDLLSVELSTSRPTQHLGRVKREPPPRPPQPAIFTQKPTYDPVSEDQDPLSSDFKRLGLRKPGLPRGLWLAKPSARVPGTKAGRGSSEVTLIDFGEEPVVPAPRPCAPSLAQLAMDACSLLDKTPPQSPSRALPRPLHPTPVVDWDARPLPPPPAYDDVAQDEDDFEVCSINSTLVSAGLSAGPSQGETNYAFVPEPARLFPALEDNLFLPPQGGGKPPNSAQTAEIFQALQQECMRQLQVPAGSLVPSPSPVGDDKPQVPPRVPIPPRPTRPRGELSPAPSGEEETGRWPGPASPPRVPPREPLSPQGSRTPSPLVPRGSSPLPPRLSSSPGKTMPTTQSFASDPKYATPQVIQAPGPRAGPCILPIVRDGKKVSSTHYYLLPERPPYLERYQRFLRETRSPEEPTPMPVPLLLPPPGISAPAAPTATVRPMPQAAPDPKANFSNNTSNSGAQLPALRATARLPQRGCPGDGPEAGRPAEKIQMGP; encoded by the exons ATGCAGCCGGAGGAGGGCACAGGCTGGCTGCTGGAGCTGCTGTCCGAGGTGCAGCTGCAGCAGTATTTCCTGCGGCTCCGCGACGACCTCAACGTTACCCGCCTGTCCCACTTTGAGTATGTCAAGAATGAGGACCTGGAGAAGATTGGCATGGGCCGGCCTG GCCAGCGGCGGCTGTGGGAGGCTGTGAAGAGGAGGAAGGCCATGTGCAAACGCAAGTCCTGGATGAGCAAG GTGTTCAGTGGAAAACGGCTGGAGGCTGAGTTCCCCCCTCATCACTCTCAGAGCACCTTCCGGAAGACCTcacccacccccggaggcccagCAGCAGAGGGGTCCCTGCAGAGCCTCACCTGCCTCATTGGGGAGAAGGACCTGCATCTCTTTGAGAAGCTGGGAGATGGCTCCTTTGGCGTGGTGCGCAGGGGCGAGTGGGACGCCCCCTCGGGGAAGACG GTGAGTGTGGCTGTGAAGTGCCTGAAGCCTGATGTGCTGAGCCAGCCAGAGGCCATGGATGACTTCATCCGGGAGGTCAATGCCATGCACTCGCTTGACCACCGAAACCTCATTCGCCTCTATGGTGTGGTGCTCACGCCGCCCATGAAGATG GTGACAGAGCTGGCACCTCTGGGATCGTTGTTGGACCGGCTGCGCAAGCACCAGGGCCACTTCCTCCTGGGTACCCTGAGCCGCTACGCTGTGCAGGTGGCTGAGGGCATGGGCTACCTGGAGTCCAAGCGCTTTATTCACCGTGACCTGGCCGCCCGCAATCTGCTGTTGGCCACCCGTGACCTGGTCAAGATCGGGGACTTCGGGCTGATGCGAGCACTACCCCAGAATGACGACCACTACGTCATGCAGGAGCACCGCAAGGTGCCCTTTGCCTG GTGTGCCCCTGAGAGCCTGAAGACTCGCACCTTCTCCCATGCCAGCGACACCTGGATGTTTGGGGTCACGCTGTGGGAGATGTTCACCTACGGCCAGGAGCCCTGGATTGGCCTCAATGGCAGTCAG ATCCTGCATAAGATTGACAAGGAGGGGGAGCGTCTGCCCCGGCCCGAGGACTGCCCCCAGGACATCTACAATGTCATGGTTCAGTGCTGGGCTCACAAGCCAGAGGACAGACCCACCTTTGTGGCACTGAGAGACTTCCTGCTGGAG gcccagcccactGACATGCGGGCCCTTCAGGACTTTGAGGAACCAGACAAGCTGCACATCCAGATGAACGATGTCATCACCGTCATTGAGGGGAG GGCTGAGAATTACTGGTGGCGTGGGCAGAACACACGGACGCTGTGCGTGGGGCCCTTCCCTCGCAACGTGGTAACCTCTGTGGCCGGCCTGTCAGCCCAGGACATCAGCCAGCCCCTGCAGAACAGCTTCATTCACACAGGGCATGGTGACAGTGACCCCCGgcactgctggggcttccctgacaGGATCGATGA ACTGTATCTGGGAAACCCCATGGACCCTCCCGACCTGCTGAGTGTGGAACTGAGCACCTCCAGACCCACCCAGCATCTGGGCAGGGTGAAAA GGGAACCTCCACCTCGCCCTCCTCAGCCTGCCATCTTCACTCAGA AACCAACCTACGACCCTGTGAGTGAGGACCAAGACCCCCTGTCCAGCGACTTCAAGAGGCTGGGCCTGCGGAAGCCAGGACTGCCCCGTGGGCTGTGGCTCGCGAAGCCCTCTGCCCGGGTGCCGGGCACCAAAGCGGGCCGCGGGAGCAGTGAGGTCACGCTCATCGACTTCGGTGAGGAGCCCGTGGTCCCGGCCCCACGGCCCTGTGCGCCCTCACTGGCGCAGCTGGCCATGGATGCCTGCTCCTTGCTGGACAAGACCCCGCCGCAGAGCCCCTCGCGGGCCCTGCCCCGGCCCCTGCATCCCACGCCGGTGGTGGACTGGGATGCGCGCCCGCTGCCCCCGCCTCCTGCCTACGATGACGTGGCCCAGGATGAGGATGACTTTGAGGTCTGCTCCATCAACAGCACCCTCGTGAGTGCAGGGCTCTCTGCTGGGCCCAGTCAGGGCGAGACCAATTACGCCTTTGTGCCTGAGCCAGCGCGGCTCTTCCCTGCCCTGGAGGACAACCTGTTCCTCCCGCCTCAGGGTGGGGGCAAGCCGCCCAACTCAGCCCAGACCGCAGAGATCTTCCAGGCGCTGCAGCAGGAGTGCATGCGGCAGCTACAGGTCCCGGCCGGCTCTCTGGTCCCCTCGCCAAGCCCGGTGGGCGACGACAAGCCCCAGGTGCCCCCTCGTGTGCCCATCCCCCCGAGGCCCACACGCCCACGTGGGGAGCTGTCTCCAGCCCCCTCGGGCGAGGAGGAGACGGGGCGGTGGCCTggacctgcctcccctccccgggTACCACCCCGGGAGCCCCTGTCCCCACAAGGCTCCAGGACCCCCAGCCCCTTGGTGCCACGCGGCAGCTCCCCGCTGCCACCCCGGCTCTCCAGCTCACCTGGGAAGACCATGCCCACCACCCAGAGCTTCGCCTCAGACCCCAAGTATGCCACACCCCAGGTGATCCAGGCACCTGGCCCCCGGGCTGGCCCCTGCATCTTACCCATCGTCCGTGATGGCAAGAAGGTCAGCAGCACCCACTACTACCTGCTGCCTGAGCGCCCACCCTACCTGGAGCGCTACCAGCGCTTCCTGCGTGAGACCCGGAGCCCCGAAGAGCCGACCCCCATGCCTGTGCCCCTGCTGCTGCCCCCTCCCGGCATCTCAGCTCCTGCTGCCCCCACTGCCACCGTTCGACCAATGCCTCAGGCTGCCCCAGACCCCAAGGCTAACTTCTCCAACAACACCAGCaactcaggggcccagctgccaGCCCTGAGGGCCACTGCTCGGCTGCCACAGAGGGGCTGCCCCGGGGACGGGCCAGAGGCTGGACGGCCAGCAGAGAAGATCCAGATG GGACCCTGA